The following proteins are encoded in a genomic region of Methylovorus glucosotrophus:
- a CDS encoding oxidative damage protection protein, translated as MARTVHCVKLGHDAEGLDFPPYPGELGKRIYENVSKEAWAGWLKQQTMLVNENRLSLADPQARKYLSQQTEAYFFGSGADTASGYVPPKD; from the coding sequence ATGGCACGGACTGTACATTGCGTTAAATTGGGACATGACGCGGAAGGCCTGGATTTCCCCCCTTACCCTGGGGAGCTCGGTAAACGTATTTATGAAAACGTTTCCAAAGAAGCCTGGGCTGGCTGGCTCAAGCAACAAACCATGCTGGTGAATGAAAACCGGCTGAGCCTGGCGGACCCGCAAGCACGCAAATATCTCTCCCAGCAAACCGAAGCCTACTTTTTTGGCAGCGGGGCAGATACCGCTTCTGGCTATGTTCCACCTAAAGATTAA
- a CDS encoding DUF484 family protein → MEVTLQVSDDQVAEYLQKNPQFFERHPMLLADMYLPSPHGIGTVSLAERQQLAQRDKIRVLESRMAELLSYGKENDTISEKVHRLSLGLLAAQEFDILLQLLIHSLREDFQVPHVAVRLWATPQELTHAAHDAYQQVDAELSQWTQNLLTPYCGKQPGLELAKWFGTDATPQSYALIALRSEHAFGLLALASDDANRFYPEMGTLFLKRIGELVSAALLRHVTLS, encoded by the coding sequence ATGGAAGTCACACTGCAAGTTTCAGACGATCAGGTCGCTGAATATCTGCAAAAAAACCCGCAGTTTTTTGAACGCCACCCCATGTTGCTGGCCGATATGTATCTGCCCAGCCCGCATGGCATCGGGACCGTATCCCTGGCCGAGCGGCAGCAACTTGCCCAACGCGACAAGATCCGCGTGCTTGAGTCACGCATGGCGGAGCTTCTCAGCTACGGCAAGGAAAACGACACCATCAGTGAGAAAGTGCATCGCCTGAGCCTGGGCCTGCTCGCCGCGCAGGAGTTTGATATTCTGCTGCAACTGCTAATTCACAGCCTGCGTGAAGATTTTCAGGTGCCGCACGTGGCGGTTCGCCTGTGGGCAACGCCTCAGGAACTCACCCACGCAGCACATGACGCCTATCAGCAAGTGGATGCCGAGCTCAGCCAATGGACCCAAAATCTGCTCACACCGTATTGCGGCAAGCAGCCCGGACTCGAGCTTGCCAAATGGTTTGGCACCGATGCGACACCGCAGTCTTATGCCCTCATCGCCCTGCGTAGCGAGCATGCCTTTGGTCTGCTGGCATTAGCCTCCGACGATGCCAATCGCTTTTATCCGGAAATGGGCACCCTCTTCCTGAAGCGTATTGGCGAGCTGGTCAGCGCCGCTCTGTTACGCCATGTCACGCTCAGCTAG
- a CDS encoding TonB-dependent receptor, whose protein sequence is MLPISPAARPGARKKLFMAIALAFSPALSASHAYAADDTTKPSTTLQLAPVAVTANPLGVDSDALVTPVSVLSGRELSLQRESTLGETLKSIPGVSSSYFGPNASRPVIRGLDNDRVRIMQNGVGILDASALSPDHAVALDPLVIEQIDVVRGPAALLYGGSAVGGVVNAIDHRIPKEAIDGVTGRGEVRLGGADNQKSGAAVIDAGNGVLTLHADAYERKTDDLDIPGYAVSRRKSEADGTAREDSGRLVNSAARSDGGALGASVNFGNGYAGLSFSDYNSNYGTVAEKDVRIDMDSQRWDFASEFRDLGNIVQAVKVKMAHTDYQHQEIEDGAVGTTFRNRGLETSIEARHGNIGPLSGVVGLQLQNSRFQALGEEAFIPKNSTDSKALYVYEELPLDALKLSLGGRAEQVDVDSNGGGKFGPAVSRDFAPRSAAFGALYTLTPTWSLVGNLSHNERAPSYNELYANGAHVATAQYEIGNSNLDVERSNGVDTQLRWKEGKNSFSVGAFYTRFNNFITLNNTGRQVDEDGVVGGDLTEAQILQVPAIFKGLEGEGKFRVYEGTGDLDLTLRGDYVRATNRDTGEPLPRIAPLKLGFGFLYQLDRFGSKLDVLHAFKQDRTADAELATNGYTQVNLTATYRIPSKFYLEAFAKAYNLLNEEIRDHTSYLKDIAPMGGRSIMVGLRGAF, encoded by the coding sequence ATGCTGCCGATCTCCCCTGCCGCGCGCCCTGGCGCACGCAAAAAATTATTCATGGCTATCGCTTTGGCGTTCAGTCCAGCCCTGTCTGCAAGCCACGCTTATGCTGCAGATGACACCACAAAACCTTCCACCACGCTGCAATTAGCGCCCGTGGCCGTGACTGCCAACCCGTTGGGTGTAGATTCCGATGCGCTGGTAACACCAGTCTCAGTACTAAGCGGCCGCGAATTGTCCCTGCAACGGGAAAGCACACTGGGCGAAACCCTGAAATCCATCCCCGGCGTCAGTTCCAGTTATTTTGGGCCGAATGCTTCACGCCCCGTAATACGCGGGCTGGATAATGACCGCGTTCGCATCATGCAAAACGGGGTCGGCATTCTGGATGCCTCTGCATTAAGCCCGGACCATGCCGTGGCATTGGATCCCTTAGTCATTGAGCAGATTGATGTAGTACGCGGCCCGGCCGCATTGCTGTATGGCGGTAGCGCCGTTGGTGGCGTGGTCAACGCGATTGATCATCGTATTCCCAAAGAAGCGATTGATGGCGTGACAGGTCGTGGCGAAGTCCGCCTGGGTGGCGCCGATAACCAGAAGAGCGGCGCTGCCGTCATTGATGCTGGCAATGGGGTTCTGACATTGCACGCGGATGCCTACGAACGCAAAACCGACGACCTGGATATACCCGGCTATGCGGTTTCTCGTCGTAAAAGTGAAGCAGATGGCACAGCGCGTGAAGACAGCGGCCGCCTGGTTAATAGTGCTGCACGCTCCGATGGCGGCGCATTGGGCGCGTCGGTGAATTTCGGTAATGGCTATGCCGGGCTTTCGTTCTCTGACTACAACAGCAATTACGGCACGGTGGCAGAAAAAGATGTCCGTATCGACATGGACAGCCAACGCTGGGACTTCGCCTCCGAATTCCGCGATCTCGGCAATATCGTGCAGGCAGTCAAGGTCAAGATGGCGCATACCGATTACCAGCATCAGGAAATCGAAGATGGCGCGGTAGGCACGACATTCCGTAACCGCGGCCTGGAAACTTCCATTGAGGCGCGCCACGGCAACATCGGGCCGCTGTCTGGCGTGGTGGGGCTGCAACTGCAAAACTCCCGCTTCCAGGCCTTGGGCGAAGAAGCCTTCATTCCCAAAAACAGCACCGACAGCAAAGCCCTGTATGTATACGAAGAGCTGCCGCTGGATGCATTGAAATTAAGCCTTGGGGGCCGTGCTGAGCAAGTAGATGTGGATTCGAATGGCGGCGGAAAATTTGGCCCGGCAGTTTCGCGTGATTTTGCACCGCGTAGCGCTGCATTTGGCGCCTTGTATACACTGACACCCACATGGTCGCTGGTAGGCAATCTCTCGCATAACGAACGCGCCCCCAGCTACAACGAGCTGTATGCCAATGGCGCTCACGTCGCCACCGCCCAATACGAAATTGGTAACAGCAATCTGGATGTGGAGCGCTCGAATGGCGTGGATACCCAACTGCGCTGGAAAGAGGGCAAAAACAGTTTCAGCGTGGGCGCCTTCTACACCCGCTTCAACAATTTCATCACGCTCAACAATACCGGGCGGCAAGTGGATGAAGATGGCGTGGTGGGGGGTGATCTCACCGAGGCACAAATTCTGCAGGTACCTGCCATTTTCAAAGGCCTGGAAGGCGAAGGCAAATTCCGCGTATACGAAGGCACAGGCGACCTCGACCTGACCCTGCGCGGCGATTATGTGCGCGCCACCAACCGTGATACCGGCGAACCACTGCCACGCATTGCGCCACTCAAGCTGGGCTTCGGCTTTTTGTACCAGCTGGATCGCTTCGGCTCCAAGCTGGATGTGTTGCATGCCTTCAAGCAAGACCGGACGGCAGATGCAGAACTGGCCACCAATGGTTACACCCAGGTCAACCTGACAGCCACCTATCGCATTCCCTCAAAGTTTTATCTGGAGGCTTTTGCCAAGGCCTACAATCTGTTGAACGAAGAGATTCGTGATCACACTTCCTACCTGAAGGACATTGCCCCCATGGGTGGCCGTTCCATCATGGTCGGCTTGCGCGGCGCATTCTAG
- the xerC gene encoding tyrosine recombinase XerC: MVDYLVQYLDHLSHERRLSPLTRENYQRDLKVLLELNGEVPLQNMTGTHIRRHVATLHGRNLGGRSIARMLSAWRGFFEFLIQRHGFSANPCQGIRAPKSPKSLPHALSPDQAVQLVSIDDEDTLAQRDHAMLELFYSSGLRLAELVNLNLDALNLGEGTITVTGKGNKTRIVPVGQHAMNALQAWLAIRSGLPIQDTSALFLSRLGKRLSRRAVQYRLQQWAIRQGINIRVHPHMLRHSFASHVLQSSGDLRAVQEMLGHANISTTQVYTHLDFHHLAKVYDSAHPRARKK, translated from the coding sequence ATGGTCGATTACCTTGTCCAATATCTCGACCATCTGAGCCATGAGCGGCGCTTAAGTCCGCTGACCCGCGAGAATTACCAGCGCGACCTGAAGGTGCTGCTGGAGTTGAATGGTGAGGTGCCGCTGCAGAATATGACAGGCACCCATATTCGTCGCCACGTGGCCACCCTGCATGGCCGCAATCTGGGTGGCAGATCCATCGCCCGCATGCTTTCCGCATGGCGCGGATTTTTCGAGTTCCTTATTCAGCGCCATGGTTTTTCAGCCAATCCATGCCAAGGTATACGCGCGCCAAAATCGCCAAAATCATTACCGCACGCCTTGTCACCAGATCAGGCCGTACAACTGGTTTCCATAGACGATGAAGACACCCTGGCCCAGCGCGACCATGCCATGCTGGAGCTGTTTTACTCCTCCGGTCTGCGCCTGGCCGAACTGGTTAACCTAAATCTGGATGCCCTGAATCTGGGCGAAGGCACTATTACCGTCACCGGCAAAGGCAACAAGACGCGCATCGTTCCCGTAGGGCAACACGCCATGAATGCCTTGCAAGCCTGGCTAGCCATACGATCCGGCTTGCCGATTCAGGATACCTCGGCGCTTTTCCTGTCGCGCCTCGGCAAACGCCTGAGTCGCCGCGCCGTGCAATATCGCTTGCAGCAATGGGCGATCCGGCAAGGCATCAATATCCGCGTGCATCCTCACATGCTCAGACACAGCTTTGCCAGCCATGTGCTGCAATCCAGTGGCGATCTGCGTGCCGTGCAAGAGATGCTGGGGCATGCCAACATCAGTACTACGCAGGTGTATACGCATCTGGATTTTCACCATCTCGCCAAAGTTTATGATTCGGCTCATCCACGCGCCCGCAAAAAGTAA
- the ppk1 gene encoding polyphosphate kinase 1, with protein sequence MFPLKLSPEYFVNRELGILAFNRRVLAQAEDERVPLLERLKFLCIFSSNMDEFFEVRVAGLKEQIKYNSLHVGPDGLMPKQAFEKISSESHELVDHQYNILNNIVLPQLAQLDIRFLRRGHWNDTQREWIRNYFFRELMPILTPIGLDPSHPFPRVLNKSLNFAVELEGKDAFGRNSGVAVVQAPRALPRVIRLPSDIAGCEYGFVFLSSILHAHVDELFSGMQVKGCYQFRVTRDSDLNLDDEETKDLRIALQGELSHRQYGDAVRLEVADSCPPAMSSFLLGQFGLGPEDLYQVNGIVNLVRLMQVPDWVDRPELKFARYTPSAPKEFAKEADIFKVIRKGDVLLHHPYQSFNPVIEFIKQASEDPTVLAIKQTFYRTSADSTLMQSLIEAARRGKEVTVVVELLARFDEEANINWAAKLENAGAHVIYGVVGHKTHAKMAMVVRREDDKLRRYVHLSTGNYHQRTARLYTDFGLLTCQEEICEDVNDVFAQLTGLGKASKLRHLWQSPFTLHQRLIKAIQNEMEIAKSGKKARIIAKMNALLDSDIIRALYDASAAGVEIDLIVRGVCALKPGIPGVSDNIRVRSIVGRFLEHTRIFYFYNNRAEDVYLASADWMYRNFFRRIEVCLPILDAKVKKRVIREGLEPYLKDNMNAWEMLPDGTYKLRPARRGTAFSAQNFLIQELGQDLPPEI encoded by the coding sequence TTGTTCCCACTCAAATTGAGCCCAGAATACTTTGTAAATCGCGAACTCGGCATTCTTGCCTTCAACCGCCGCGTGCTGGCCCAAGCCGAAGACGAACGTGTCCCACTGCTTGAGCGCCTCAAATTCCTCTGTATTTTCAGCAGCAATATGGACGAATTCTTTGAAGTTCGCGTAGCCGGACTCAAAGAGCAAATCAAATACAACTCGCTGCATGTAGGCCCGGATGGCCTGATGCCCAAGCAGGCATTTGAAAAAATCAGCAGCGAATCCCACGAGCTGGTTGATCACCAGTACAACATCCTCAATAACATCGTGCTGCCGCAACTGGCGCAGCTCGATATCCGCTTCCTGCGTCGTGGACACTGGAACGATACCCAGCGTGAATGGATACGCAATTATTTCTTCCGCGAGCTGATGCCCATCCTCACGCCTATCGGGCTGGATCCATCGCATCCGTTTCCGCGCGTACTGAACAAGAGTCTTAACTTTGCGGTGGAGCTCGAAGGCAAGGATGCCTTTGGCCGTAATTCCGGCGTTGCCGTGGTACAAGCGCCGCGCGCGTTGCCCCGTGTGATTCGCTTGCCCAGCGATATCGCAGGTTGCGAATATGGCTTTGTCTTCCTGTCCTCCATCCTGCATGCGCATGTGGATGAGCTGTTCTCCGGCATGCAGGTCAAAGGCTGCTACCAGTTCCGCGTGACACGCGACAGCGACCTCAATCTGGACGATGAAGAAACCAAAGACTTGCGCATCGCGCTGCAGGGCGAACTTTCGCACCGTCAGTATGGGGACGCTGTGCGGCTCGAAGTCGCCGACAGTTGCCCACCAGCCATGTCATCCTTCCTGCTGGGCCAGTTTGGCCTGGGGCCAGAAGACCTCTATCAGGTAAATGGCATCGTCAATCTGGTGCGGCTGATGCAAGTACCAGACTGGGTGGACCGCCCAGAGCTGAAGTTTGCGCGCTACACCCCCAGCGCACCCAAGGAATTCGCCAAGGAAGCCGACATATTCAAGGTAATCCGCAAGGGCGATGTGCTCTTGCATCATCCTTACCAATCGTTCAACCCGGTCATCGAGTTCATCAAGCAGGCGTCGGAAGACCCTACGGTGCTGGCGATCAAGCAGACCTTTTATCGCACCAGCGCTGATTCCACCCTGATGCAATCGCTGATTGAGGCGGCGCGCCGCGGCAAGGAAGTCACGGTCGTAGTGGAACTGCTGGCGCGTTTCGATGAAGAAGCCAACATCAACTGGGCCGCCAAACTGGAAAATGCCGGTGCTCATGTGATTTATGGCGTAGTGGGCCACAAGACGCACGCCAAGATGGCCATGGTGGTTAGACGTGAAGATGACAAACTGCGTCGCTATGTGCACTTGTCGACTGGCAATTACCACCAGCGTACCGCCCGTCTGTATACCGATTTTGGCTTGCTGACCTGCCAGGAAGAAATCTGCGAAGACGTGAATGATGTGTTTGCCCAACTGACAGGATTAGGCAAGGCCAGCAAGCTGCGCCACCTGTGGCAATCGCCATTCACTCTGCACCAACGGCTGATCAAGGCCATCCAGAACGAAATGGAGATAGCCAAATCCGGCAAGAAAGCGCGCATTATCGCCAAGATGAATGCCTTGCTGGATTCGGACATCATCCGCGCGTTGTATGACGCCTCGGCAGCTGGCGTGGAAATCGACCTCATCGTACGGGGCGTTTGTGCACTTAAACCCGGCATCCCCGGTGTATCGGACAATATCCGCGTGCGCTCGATTGTTGGACGCTTTCTGGAACACACCCGCATTTTCTACTTCTACAATAACCGGGCTGAGGATGTGTACCTCGCCAGCGCCGACTGGATGTACCGCAACTTCTTCCGCCGGATTGAAGTATGCCTGCCGATACTGGATGCCAAGGTGAAAAAGCGCGTGATTCGTGAAGGCTTGGAGCCTTATCTGAAAGACAATATGAACGCCTGGGAAATGCTGCCAGACGGGACGTACAAATTACGTCCGGCACGTCGCGGCACCGCCTTCAGCGCTCAGAACTTCCTGATTCAGGAGCTGGGGCAGGACCTGCCACCGGAGATTTAG
- the ppx gene encoding exopolyphosphatase, with protein MATQIPAPTEIAAVDLGSNSFRLQLAKVVDGHLIFHDSLREAVRLGAGLGKDKRLDEDAQRRAIECLKRFGERLRGLPPHAVRAVATNTFRVAKNAPQLLKEAEAALGFPIEIIAGREEARMIFVGVSHCLPLCEHKRLVIDIGGGSTEFIVGEGVEPIQMESLYMGCVSYSLRFFPEGRLTEDNFEQARIAAATEIQAIRKNFSSSNWQEAVGSSGTARSLGEIIRLNGLSDGSITYEGLRFIRQQLIKARDIKKIELAGVSADRAAVLPGGLSIMLAAFEALNIDKMTTADTALREGVLYELLGRIHHHDTREATVSSFMRRYHVDAAQAKRVHRLALDLLAQVSDQLRMDVSKAENYLTWAAKLHEIGISIAHSGYHKHSAYVIENADMPGFSKMDQETLGFLVRAQRRSLAKLAVPMLSDDHCLLVLILRLAVLFHRSRLSDRQPKLGLKGHGQRFELSVEPGWLSENPLTDAELRNEVDYWREIGISLTLV; from the coding sequence TTGGCTACACAAATACCGGCACCTACTGAAATTGCCGCAGTAGATCTAGGCTCCAACAGTTTCCGTCTGCAATTGGCCAAAGTGGTCGATGGTCATCTTATTTTTCATGACTCCCTGCGCGAAGCGGTGCGGTTGGGTGCTGGCCTGGGCAAAGACAAACGCCTGGATGAAGACGCGCAGCGTCGCGCCATCGAGTGCCTGAAGCGTTTTGGCGAACGCCTGCGCGGTTTGCCGCCGCATGCCGTCCGAGCAGTGGCAACCAATACCTTTCGAGTTGCCAAAAATGCACCACAGTTACTGAAAGAGGCCGAAGCGGCCTTGGGCTTTCCGATCGAAATCATCGCCGGGCGTGAAGAGGCCCGCATGATTTTTGTGGGCGTCAGTCATTGCCTGCCACTATGCGAACACAAGCGGCTGGTGATTGATATTGGCGGCGGCTCTACTGAATTCATTGTTGGCGAGGGTGTTGAGCCTATCCAGATGGAAAGCCTCTATATGGGCTGTGTCAGTTACAGCCTGCGGTTTTTCCCGGAAGGCCGCCTGACGGAAGACAACTTTGAGCAGGCTCGCATTGCAGCCGCGACTGAAATTCAGGCAATCCGCAAAAATTTCTCGTCATCCAACTGGCAGGAGGCGGTGGGCTCCTCCGGCACGGCACGTTCGCTGGGTGAAATCATTCGCCTGAATGGCCTGAGCGACGGCAGCATTACCTATGAAGGATTGCGTTTTATCCGGCAGCAATTGATCAAGGCGCGTGATATCAAGAAAATCGAGCTGGCCGGTGTCAGCGCAGATCGCGCGGCGGTATTACCGGGCGGCCTTTCCATCATGCTGGCGGCATTTGAGGCGCTCAACATCGACAAGATGACAACTGCCGACACCGCGCTGCGTGAAGGCGTGCTGTATGAGCTGCTGGGCCGCATTCATCATCATGACACCCGCGAAGCGACGGTGAGCAGCTTCATGCGGCGCTACCATGTGGATGCCGCCCAAGCCAAGCGCGTACACAGGCTGGCGCTGGATTTGCTGGCGCAGGTTAGTGACCAGTTGCGTATGGACGTGAGCAAGGCAGAAAACTACCTGACCTGGGCTGCCAAGCTGCACGAGATTGGCATATCCATTGCGCATAGTGGCTATCACAAGCATTCGGCCTATGTGATTGAGAATGCGGATATGCCCGGCTTTTCAAAAATGGATCAGGAGACCCTGGGCTTTCTGGTGCGGGCGCAACGCCGCTCACTTGCCAAGCTGGCGGTGCCCATGTTGTCGGACGATCATTGCCTGCTGGTGCTGATTTTGCGTCTGGCGGTGCTGTTCCATCGCAGTCGCCTGAGCGACCGGCAGCCCAAACTGGGTCTGAAAGGGCACGGTCAGCGCTTTGAGTTATCAGTGGAGCCAGGCTGGCTGAGTGAAAATCCGCTCACCGATGCCGAATTGCGTAATGAAGTGGATTACTGGCGCGAGATTGGTATTAGCCTGACTCTGGTGTGA
- a CDS encoding lysophospholipid acyltransferase family protein: MLNVLLRFLAAWPLPLLHLVGVVAGWITFWTDKKFSRRTRKNLNMVGLTNTTYHFRRLLRRNVAETGKSILETLSLWGRSRPAMLRWVKRRHGWEHVDQALASGKGIIFLTPHLGCYEITARFYATLHPITILFRPARKSWLSGVLEQGRLHDQMKLAPTTLSGVRSLLKALKKGEAVGILPDQVPEHGEGVWAQFFNHPAYTMTLVSKLQEATGAVVLMAFGERLSWGRGFAIHITPLQGEASPQNINDAIEQLVRQYPAQYLWSYRRFKQPQSRKAEPASATPAA; the protein is encoded by the coding sequence ATGCTCAACGTACTACTCCGTTTCCTCGCTGCATGGCCCTTGCCACTGCTGCATCTTGTCGGTGTTGTGGCAGGCTGGATCACCTTCTGGACGGACAAGAAATTCTCTCGTCGCACCCGCAAAAATCTCAACATGGTCGGGTTAACCAACACCACTTATCATTTTCGTCGCCTGTTACGCCGCAATGTGGCCGAGACCGGTAAGTCAATCCTTGAGACCCTCTCACTCTGGGGTCGTTCACGGCCCGCCATGCTGCGCTGGGTCAAACGCCGGCACGGCTGGGAACACGTCGACCAGGCGCTTGCCAGCGGCAAAGGCATCATTTTTCTCACGCCGCATCTGGGCTGTTATGAGATCACCGCCCGCTTTTACGCCACCTTGCATCCCATTACCATCCTGTTTCGCCCAGCCCGCAAGTCCTGGCTATCCGGCGTTCTGGAGCAAGGTCGCCTGCATGACCAGATGAAGCTGGCGCCCACCACCCTGAGCGGGGTTCGCAGCCTGCTGAAAGCCCTTAAAAAAGGCGAAGCCGTTGGCATACTTCCCGACCAGGTGCCCGAGCATGGTGAAGGCGTCTGGGCACAGTTTTTTAATCATCCGGCCTACACCATGACGCTCGTCAGCAAGCTGCAGGAGGCCACGGGCGCCGTGGTACTCATGGCCTTTGGCGAGCGCTTGTCATGGGGCCGTGGATTTGCCATTCATATTACGCCCTTGCAAGGCGAGGCATCACCCCAAAATATTAACGATGCAATTGAACAACTTGTTCGGCAGTATCCTGCACAATATTTATGGAGCTATCGGCGTTTCAAGCAACCGCAGTCCCGTAAAGCAGAGCCGGCCAGCGCAACACCGGCTGCATAA
- the dapF gene encoding diaminopimelate epimerase, with protein MKLEFTKMQGIGNDFVVIDAYSQPVSLTPDQIRAISDRHFGVGCDQLLIVEHATTPEAAFRYRIFNADGGEVEQCGNGARCFVKFVHDQGLTKQREICVETARGLIYPRLEDNGEVTVNMGPPSFLPADLPFEAETIQSLYPLQLAHETVEVAIASMGNPHAVQLVDNVDTAPVAEQGPQIESHPRFPKRVNAGFMQIVDPHHIRLRVFERGSGETLACGTGACAAVVSGIRLGHLVSPVRVSTRGGELNIAWTGGDSTVWMTGPAATVFTGAIHL; from the coding sequence ATGAAACTTGAATTTACCAAGATGCAGGGCATCGGCAACGACTTTGTCGTCATTGACGCTTACTCCCAGCCCGTCTCCCTGACGCCGGATCAAATCCGCGCGATCTCCGACCGCCACTTTGGCGTAGGCTGCGACCAGCTATTGATTGTTGAGCATGCCACCACGCCAGAAGCCGCCTTTCGCTACCGGATATTCAATGCCGATGGCGGCGAAGTCGAGCAATGTGGCAATGGTGCACGCTGTTTCGTCAAATTCGTGCATGACCAGGGCCTGACAAAGCAACGCGAGATTTGCGTCGAAACAGCACGTGGTCTGATTTATCCTCGCCTGGAAGACAATGGGGAAGTAACGGTCAACATGGGGCCGCCCAGCTTCCTGCCCGCCGACCTGCCCTTTGAAGCCGAAACGATCCAATCGCTATATCCCCTGCAACTGGCTCATGAAACCGTTGAAGTAGCCATCGCGTCCATGGGGAATCCGCATGCCGTTCAGCTTGTCGATAATGTCGACACGGCCCCCGTTGCCGAACAAGGCCCACAAATTGAATCACACCCACGTTTCCCAAAGCGGGTAAATGCAGGCTTCATGCAGATTGTCGACCCGCATCACATCCGCTTGCGCGTATTTGAGCGTGGCAGCGGTGAAACCCTGGCCTGCGGGACCGGGGCTTGCGCGGCTGTCGTATCCGGTATACGGTTAGGTCATCTTGTATCCCCGGTCCGGGTCAGCACCCGCGGCGGGGAATTAAACATTGCCTGGACAGGTGGCGATAGCACGGTCTGGATGACGGGGCCTGCTGCCACCGTATTTACCGGCGCCATTCATCTATAA
- a CDS encoding superoxide dismutase yields the protein MEHQLPALPYAKNALAPYISEETLEFHYGKHHQAYVTNLNNLIKGTEFENSSLEDIIKNSKAGIYNNSAQIWNHTFFWSSMKPNGGGAPTGPLADAINAKWGSFDEFKKAFQASAVGNFGSGWTWLVKKADGTVDIVNMGAAGTPLTTGDKALLTIDVWEHAYYIDYRNARPKFVETFLASLANWDFASANFAA from the coding sequence ATGGAACATCAATTACCTGCTTTACCTTATGCCAAAAACGCGCTTGCTCCATATATTTCTGAAGAAACACTTGAGTTTCACTACGGCAAGCATCACCAAGCCTATGTCACCAATCTGAACAACCTGATCAAAGGTACTGAATTCGAAAACAGCAGCCTGGAAGACATCATCAAGAATTCCAAAGCCGGCATTTATAACAATTCCGCGCAAATCTGGAATCACACTTTCTTCTGGAGCAGCATGAAGCCAAATGGTGGCGGCGCTCCTACTGGCCCACTGGCCGATGCCATCAATGCAAAATGGGGCTCTTTCGATGAGTTCAAAAAGGCATTCCAGGCTTCTGCTGTTGGCAACTTCGGTTCCGGCTGGACCTGGCTGGTCAAGAAGGCTGACGGTACTGTGGATATCGTCAACATGGGCGCTGCTGGCACCCCTCTGACCACCGGTGACAAGGCGCTGCTGACCATCGACGTATGGGAGCACGCTTACTACATCGACTACCGCAATGCACGTCCCAAGTTCGTTGAGACTTTCCTGGCTTCTCTGGCCAACTGGGATTTTGCTTCGGCAAACTTCGCCGCTTAA